A stretch of Brassica napus cultivar Da-Ae chromosome C6, Da-Ae, whole genome shotgun sequence DNA encodes these proteins:
- the LOC106421651 gene encoding uncharacterized protein LOC106421651 isoform X2, translated as MDFHGMNRKNLQILCKKHGIPANLKNIEMANRLASLIFQKEDEETVTETKEEEANLVASRKAKKVRFSHETDNQIFEFTRSVKKSVRTRRSRGQDGDAKAPPQPGGGIELRRSKRSVSKGIGSNGDDVSNSISGIGSSGSVQEEGKDVDSIVSEQLEDKGIQDGRRSTRLAGKIEKSCVEGGTSKSVALLPAAKRSKRIGSGGSSTQEEGKDIDLNAPERFEDRDVQGGKRSRRLAAKTEKSFEEGGTSKLVALVPDAKRSKRIGSGGSTQEEGKDTDLNAPERFEDRDVQGGKRSRRLAAKTEKSFEEGGTSKLVALVPDAKRSKRIGSGGSTQEEGKDTDLNAPERFEDRDVQGGRRSRRLAAKTEKSSEEGGMSKSVTLLPAAKRSKELVDVVNKEDEREIGEPNRKGGGSKVEMVRRRSMRFVNEQTSAQDQRRSVRLKASVENTSMGQAKNDSVKASRVVKGNLVDKKTDENLVKSKRVTRNMKRGRSGEPEVDIGAASNQSNLTPKKTLNEFVHFEQEEACGADVKAGGSSKNQECIKDKPQGIIITEDSPSFSQAKAAEPVRMLEKVLDPTLDKSDDSSQRSNIREINCERMEEECEEKLERETVSMPLMEEEKEEVSPRSLSSPKDKLHVPTGHIIVKDSASTVIAEESTKTKDETLIYSPESELKETSSIAKLANVEGSLENSTERWKEIHSGKDDEKGSLENVQAENLHGNVSECNTESSSAEEEMEISKIGGLSVAHCVNLIPEKLLGEYSQLEPEEAERPNVEARSSSQKVKKIVAQEFVKDKPQEVADDSPSTSETKATEPTVISENVLDSTRTVSGETSAVRNSHELNSEVLEEGREEKHELAMTKKDQVETSSLSEFLTERSEVKTCLDNRITSCSLSVEATLSPASVQLAMSNPEADLGVPTGNDIVSTVITKEETLILTPTSELKEDNAGAKISKVEAILGNSAECCKEDEKGSLEKDVQAENLHVNFSECITEKSSSEEVEISKDGCKSANLTPEKLLDTYTQLVPEEAGGPNVEIRSSSKRMKTVSSECLKENPQGMAEESPSTFVTKTAETLMMSENVSVDISPVGNTQELYPELTDEEREEKQELDIVLVAETEKEKKKASSSSELFVETTPPPPSLVQIAVSNPESELSVPTRHILVKDIVSVVIAEEDIKTEEVPKSVQSFVAKFAETDVLENSAECSNKSLSIKYDGKGSLEKEKQSAKRHGNFSEYNAENSNAEEEADICKVGRISAGHGVYREKLDEVEDESLMKSVQTISSERGCEPNPLVLSGSLSTEFASHSHKEENVSECLEEEEMKALSQPTPINKAASNELDSSSLFTTPERNLMLMEQLSESGKICEAHIVTQHNDEAVESVVFTTPEKVLLLGDSGLDEVGKEEEHTTTDFPDESDILNTSQNEAFNEGERIEVELHDEPNITASPLRQSSVGDFKEDRNERNEENRTVELHCESGTCTGQDKHDGAENSGGNKDMELYEESVVFTGLEERHELFGDSREDELNMDAQFYDEAGLSTEMHKDLPLADPELGKAGWLEINNDDKSGSLEGRLLNGDSEQKKTKKAPAEFHDESAVPSIPERHPFPEESEQEEAAKSEENNALESQADCDNFTAANVNAKSHDMSDVLTASESHSIMGAFEPDGKENKDVELLGESNISTNEESGQDGKIKYNTAATCEESSFFISPERRHHLGNTEPHTAGKQERKEVEFKDESTFFTRLETRLLLGESTQDRLDNGKSGSAKYQSHHASSPKVILKDDSVARECQVAAPDFRENTIVDSSGSIASKVSYSHEFSAGEVSAGAEFMPKASQAKNVAGLDAIQGTSKQSRGNSPHVDTCHTMGADTIMDAERNVSLSSYVLSLPAEGNSETIGEISNHIEVAGTCSLVSEESGPSTDIQNQIHDAVEELPVTDELIDAKLTKNTQSDSETIGLPDEGDSKSIVENPSQLEITGTCSMVSERSTPPMDNQNHINDALNEELAVTDNSKADELIEAKVTKNVDSSGGSDVSGKTCVLAGTEDEHLGYNSEVTDHVDTAFENDISLTPDGSTLQKNRNEEAAADDEMVNGKATPSPEEALVKPSDNIGESGTLSEKRVTREPILIYRTQAKPKWHDMKENAPNSKIVDNLNVTAPRTSKRQPLQDLRKN; from the exons ATGGATTTTCATGGAATGAATCGGAAAAATCTACAAATCCTATGTAAAAAGCATGGGATCCCTGCGAATCTCAAGAACATCGAGATGGCTAATCGACTCGCTTCTCTTATTTTCCAG AAGGAAGATGAAGAAACTGTAACGGAAACGAAGGAGGAGGAGGCGAATCTAGTTGCTAGCAGAAAAGCTAAGAAAGTAAGATTCAGTCATGAGACTGATAATCAAATTTTCGAATTCACTCGATCGGTTAAGAAGAGTGTTAGAACGCGTCGTAGTCGCGGCCAAGATGGGGATGCTAAAGCTCCTCCTCAGCCAGGTGGAGGTATAGAGCTAAGGCGGTCGAAGCGGAGTGTGTCTAAGGGGATAGgatctaatggagatgatgtgTCAAACTCGATAAGTGGGATTGGCTCTAGTGGTAGTGTTCAAGAAGAG GGTAAAGATGTAGATTCGATTGTTTCTGAACAGTTGGAAGATAAAGGTATCCAGGATGGGAGACGGTCCACGAGACTTGCTGGTAAAATTGAGAAATCATGCGTGGAAGGTGGGACATCTAAGTCAGTAGCTTTATTACCTGCTGCTAAGCGGTCAAAGCGAATTGGCTCTGGTGGTAGTAGTACTCAAGAAGAGGGTAAAGATATTGATTTGAATGCTCCAGAACGGTTTGAAGATAGAGATGTTCAGGGTGGGAAACGGTCTAGGCGACTGGCTGCTAAAACTGAGAAATCATTTGAGGAAGGTGGGACATCCAAGTTAGTAGCTTTAGTTCCTGATGCTAAGCGGTCAAAGCGAATTGGCTCTGGTGGTAGTACTCAAGAAGAGGGTAAAGATACTGATTTGAATGCTCCAGAACGGTTTGAAGATAGAGATGTTCAGGGTGGGAAACGGTCTAGGCGACTGGCTGCTAAAACTGAGAAATCATTTGAGGAAGGTGGGACATCCAAGTTAGTAGCTTTAGTTCCTGATGCTAAGCGGTCAAAGCGAATTGGCTCTGGTGGTAGTACTCAAGAAGAGGGTAAAGATACTGATTTGAATGCTCCAGAACGGTTTGAAGATAGAGATGTTCAGGGTGGGAGACGGTCTAGGCGACTGGCTGCTAAAACTGAGAAATCTTCTGAGGAAGGTGGGATGTCAAAGTCGGTGACTTTATTGCCTGCTGCTAAGCGGTCAAAAGAACTTGTAGACGTGGTTAACAAAGAAGATGAAAGGGAAATAGGAGAACCTAATAGGAAGGGTGGTGGTTCTAAAGTTGAAATGGTGCGTAGGCGGTCTATGCGGTTTGTGAATGAGCAGACCAGTGCTCAGGATCAGAGAAGGTCAGTGAGGCTTAAAGCTAGTGTGGAGAACACATCAATGGGGCAAGCGAAGAATGATTCAGTGAAGGCTTCAAGAGTAGTTAAAGGGAATCTAGTTGATAAGAAGACGGATGAGAATCTTGTCAAATCGAAAAGAGTTACTAGAAATATGAAGCGGGGCAGATCAGGAGAGCCAGAGGTGGACATTGGAGCTGCATCAAACCAAAGCAACCTAACGCCTAAGAAGACTTTGAATGAGTTCGTTCACTTTGAGCAAGAAGAAGCTTGTGGAGCTGATGTTAAAGCTGGAGGCTCTTCCAAGAATCAAGAATGCATTAAGGATAAGCCTCAAGGAATAATAATAACTGAGGACTCTCCTTCTTTCTCCCAAGCCAAAGCTGCAGAACCTGTTAGGATGCTTGAGAAGGTTTTAGACCCTACACTGGATAAGTCAGATGATAGTTCACAAAGGTCAAACATCCGAGAGATTAATTGTGAACGTATGGAAGAAGAATGTGAAGAGAAACTTGAGCGAGAGACAGTTTCTATGCCCCTGATGGAGGAGGAAAAAGAGGAAGTATCACCACGCTCTCTAAGCAGCCCAAAAGATAAGCTACACGTCCCTACTGGCCATATCATTGTTAAGGATAGTGCTTCAACAGTTATAGCAGAGGAAAGTACCAAAACAAAGGACGAAACCCTTATTTACTCTCCTGAATCTGAGCTTAAGGAGACTAGCTCTATAGCTAAGTTAGCAAACGTTGAAG GAAGTCTGGAAAACTCAACTGAACGTTGGAAAGAGATTCACTCAGGCAAAGATGATGAGAAAGGTTCCTTGGAGAACGTACAAGCAGAAAATTTGCATGGGAACGTTTCTGAATGCAACACTGAGAGTAGCAGTGCAGAAGAAGAAATGGAGATTAGTAAGATCGGTGGTCTGAGTGTTGCTCACTGTGTAAATTTAATACCAGAAAAACTTTTGGGTGAGTACTCTCAGTTAGAGCCAGAAGAAGCAGAGCGGCCTAACGTGGAAGCTAGAAGCTCTTCCCAGAAAGTGAAGAAGATAGTGGCTCAAGAATTCGTAAAAGATAAGCCACAAGAAGTGGCTGACGACTCACCTTCTACATCTGAAACCAAAGCTACAGAACCTACTGTGATTTCTGAGAATGTTTTGGATTCTACACGGACAGTGTCAGGTGAGACGTCAGCGGTGAGAAACAGTCACGAGTTGAATTCTGAAGTTTTGGAAGAAGGACGTGAAGAGAAACATGAGCTAGCCATGACTAAGAAAGACCAAGTGGAAACATCATCACTCTCTGAATTTCTTACTGAGCGCTCAGAAGTGAAAACCTGCCTAGATAACCGCATCACTAGCTGTTCTCTATCTGTGGAAGCTACTTTGTCTCCTGCTTCAGTACAATTAGCAATGAGCAACCCGGAAGCCGATCTAGGCGTGCCTACTGGCAATGATATTGTTTCGACGGTTATAACCAAGGAGGAAACCCTTATTTTAACCCCTACATCTGAGCTTAAGGAGGATAACGCTGGTGCTAAGATATCAAAAGTAGAAG CAATCCTGGGAAACTCAGCTGAATGTTGCAAAGAGGATGAGAAAGGTTCCTTGGAGAAGGATGTCCAAGCAGAAAATTTGCATGTAAACTTTTCTGAATGCATCACTGAGAAGAGCAGCTCAGAAGAAGTGGAGATTAGTAAGGACGGTTGTAAGAGTGCAAATCTGACGCCAGAGAAACTTTTGGATACGTACACTCAATTGGTGCCAGAAGAAGCAGGGGGACCTAATGTGGAAATTAGAAGCTCTTCCAAGAGAATGAAGACAGTGAGTTCagaatgcctaaaagagaatcCACAAGGAATGGCTGAGGAGTCGCCTTCTACATTCGTGACCAAAACTGCAGAAACTCTCATGATGTCTGAGAATGTTTCAGTTGATATTTCACCGGTGGGAAACACTCAAGAGTTGTATCCTGAACTTACGGATGAAGAACGTGAAGAGAAACAAGAGCTAGACATAGTTCTGGTGGCTGAGACagagaaggagaaaaagaaagcatcatcatcatctgagcTATTTGTGGAAACCACTCCACCTCCTCCTTCTTTAGTACAGATAGCAGTGAGCAACCCTGAATCCGAGCTAAGTGTGCCTACTAGACATATCCTTGTTAAGGATATTGTTTCAGTAGTTATTGCTGAGGAAGATATTAAAACCGAGGAGGTTCCTAAATCAGTGCAGAGCTTTGTAGCTAAATTTGCAGAAACAGATG TCCTGGAAAATTCAGCTGAATGTTCGAACAAGAGTCTTTCAATCAAATATGATGGTAAAGGTTCCTTAGAGAAGGAAAAACAATCAGCAAAGCGACATGGAAACTTCTCTGAATACAACGCTGAGAATAGCAAtgcagaagaagaagcagacatCTGTAAAGTTGGTCGTATTAGCGCTGGTCATGGTGTATACCGGGAGAAGCTCGATGAGGTCGAGGATGAGAGTCTAATGAAATCTGTGCAAACAATTTCTAGTGAGAGAGGTTGTGAACCAAATCCGTTGGTGCTAAGTGGATCGTTGTCAACTGAATTTGCTTCTCACTCACACAAGGAAGAGAACGTTTCAGAGTGTTTGGAGGAAGAGGAAATGAAAGCTTTATCCCAACCTACACCAATAAATAAAGCTGCTAGCAACGAACTTGACAGTTCATCTCTATTCACTACCCCCGAGAGGAACTTGATGTTAATGGAGCAGCTCAGCGAAAGTGGAAAGATCTGTGAAGCTCATATAGTGACCCAGCACAATGATGAAGCAGTAGAGTCTGTTGTTTTCACAACTCCTGAAAAAGTTTTACTGCTGGGTGATTCTGGGCTAGATGAGGTGGGAAAGGAAGAGGAGCATACAACCACAGACTTTCCTGATGAATCTGATATTCTCAATACCAGCCAAAATGAAGCTTTTAATGAAGGAGAAAGAATAGAGGTTGAGCTTCATGACGAGCCTAACATTACCGCTAGCCCACTGAGACAATCCAGTGTAGGAGACTTCAAAGAAGATAGAAACGAAAGGAATGAAGAAAATCGGACTGTTGAGCTCCATTGTGAATCCGGCACTTGCACTGGACAGGATAAACATGATGGAGCAGAGAATAGTGGAGGAAACAAAGATATGGAGTTATATGAAGAATCTGTTGTTTTCACTGGTCTGGAGGAGAGGCATGAGCTTTTTGGGGATTCTAGAGAAGATGAACTCAATATGGATGCACAGTTCTATGACGAAGCTGGATTATCCACTGAGATGCACAAAGATCTACCTTTAGCAGACCCTGAACTAGGCAAAGCAGGATGGCTAGAAATTAATAATGATGACAAGTCAGGTAGCCTGGAGGGGCGATTGTTAAATGGAGACtctgaacaaaagaaaacaaaaaaggcgCCTGCAGAGTTTCATGATGAGTCTGCTGTTCCCAGTATTCCAGAAAGACATCCATTCCCGGAAGAGTCTGAACAGGAAGAAGCTGCAAAAAGTGAAGAAAACAATGCTTTGGAATCGCAAGCTGACTGTGACAACTTCACTGCCGCCAACGTAAATGCTAAGTCTCATGATATGTCCGATGTTCTCACTGCTTCTGAAAGCCACTCTATTATGGGAGCCTTTGAGCCAGATGGAAAAGAAAACAAGGATGTGGAATTGTTGGGTGAATCTAACATTTCCACAAACGAAGAGTCTGGACAAGATGgaaagataaaatataatacagcAGCCACTTGCGAAGAGTCTTCTTTTTTCATTTCTCCAGAAAGGCGACACCATCTAGGAAACACTGAACCACACACTGCTGGAAAGCAAGAACGAAAGGAAGTGGAGTTCAAGGACGAGTCTACCTTCTTCACTAGGCTCGAGACTCGTTTACTTTTGGGAGAGTCTACTCAGGACCGTCTTGATAATGGCAAGTCTGGCTCAGCCAAGTATCAAAGCCATCATGCTTCTTCTCCCAAAGTTATTTTGAAGGACGACAGTGTGGCTCGGGAATGTCAAGTTGCAGCTCCAGATTTCAGAGAAAACACTATTGTTGATTCAAGTGGTAGTATCGCATCCAAAGTTTCTTATAGCCATGAGTTCAGTGCCGGGGAAGTATCTGCAGGTGCAGAGTTTATGCCAAAAGCTTCTCAGGCAAAAAATGTTGCAGGTCTAGATGCCATACAAGGGACATCAAAGCAAAGCAGAGGGAATTCTCCACATGTTGACACATGCCATACTATGGGGGCTGACACTATCATGGATGCAGAAAGAAATGTTTCCTTGAGCTCCTATGTTCTTTCCTTACCAGCTGAAGGTAATTCTGAGACGATTGGCGAAATTTCCAACCACATAGAAGTTGCTGGAACCTGTTCGTTGGTGTCTG AAGAATCTGGCCCTTCCACAGACATTCAGAATCAGATACATGATGCAGTGGAGGAACTGCCAGTAACAG ACGAGCTCATAGATGCAAAGTTAACCAAGAACACTCAAAGTGATTCCGAGACAATTGGCTTACCAGATGAAGGTGATTCCAAGTCAATTGTTGAAAATCCCAGCCAACTTGAAATTACTGGGACCTGCTCCATGGTGTCAG AAAGATCTACCCCTCCCATGGACAATCAGAACCATATAAATGACGCTCTGAACGAGGAACTGGCAGTAACAG ACAATAGCAAAGCAGACGAGCTCATAGAAGCAAAAGTAACGAAGAACGTTGACTCTTCAGGTGGCTCTGATGTCTCTGGAAAGACATGCGTCTTAGCTGGAACAGAGGATGAGCACTTAGGCTATAATTCTGAAGTAACTGATCATGTTGATACTGCATTTG AGAACGACATCTCTCTAACTCCTGATGGATCTACTCTTCAGAAAAACAGGAACGAAGAAG CTGCGGCAGATGATGAAATGGTTAATGGAAAAGCTACTCCGAGTCCTGAAGAAGCCTTGGTTAAGCCATCTGATAACATTGGTGAATCAGGTACGTTATCAGAGAAGCGAGTAACAAGAGAACCGATCTTGATTTACAGAACACAAGCGAAGCCTAAATGGCATGACATGAAAGAGAATGCACCAAACTCAAAGATTGTGGATAATCTTAACGTAACAGCTCCAAGGACATCGAAGAGACAGCCGCTCCAAGACTTGAGGAAGAACTAG